The Burkholderia sp. PAMC 26561 genome includes the window GCGGCGTTGGCCGGGTCCGCGATCTGTTTGCGCGCCGATCTGTCGGCGCTCGAACTCGGCTACGACGGCCCGTGCGAAAACTCCATCGATGCCGTCGCTTCACGCGACCACGTCGCCGAGTTCACGTTTATCCTGAGCATGTTGTCGGTGAATCTTTCGCGCTTGTCCGAAGAAGTCATCCTGTGGACATCGCGCCAGTTCCGCTGGGTCGAACTCGACGACGCCTACGCCACCGGCAGCTCGATCATGCCGCAGAAAAAGAACTCGGATATCGCAGAGCTCACGCGCGGCAAGGCGGGCCGGTTGATCGGCAACCTGAGCGGCTTGCTGGCCACGCTCAAGTCATTGCCGCTCGCATATAACCGCGATCTGGCGGAAGACAAGATCGCGGCCTTCGACAGCATCGATACACTCGAACTCGTGCTGCCCGCCATGGCCGGTATGATCCGCACAATGCGCGTGAACGTGGCTGAAATGCGCGCTCAGGCGCCGCTCGGGTTTACGCTGGCAACCGAAGTCGCCGACTGGCTCGCGCTGCGCGGCGTGCCGTTCAGTGAGGCGCACGAGATCACCGGCGCGCTGGTGCGGGCGTGCGAGCAGCAAGGTATTGAACTCGGCGATGTATCGATTGCGACGCTCGCTCAAGTCGATGCACGGCTTGAACCCGCCGTCCTCGATCACGTCACGCTGGATGCCGCGGTCGCAGCGCGCAGCGGGTATGGCGGCACGGCGCCGGCCCGCGTGAAGGAACAGATCACGCGGCTGCGCACGGCAATAGACAAACAGGCCGCATGGGCGGCCGACTACAAGGGACCTACATGCTGAGTGCATCGAACGAACGGGAATCGAACCATCGCGCAGCGCACGAAAGCGCCGGCGCGTTCGCCGATATCTCGCACTTCGAACACGTTCCGCGGCGTTATTACGGACGCTATGTTGCATCGGCCGTGATCCTCGCGATAGTCGCGTACATCGTCCTGGCGTTTGCGCGCGGACAGATCGACTGGGCGGTGGTCGCGCGTTTCCTCACAGCCAAGTCGATCCTGAAAGGTCTCGCCAATACCGTCATCATGACCATTCTCGCGATGGCGCTTGGCATCGTGCTAGGCGTGGTCGTGGCGATCATGCGGCTCTCGACCAACCCGGTCCTGCGCAGCGTCGCTTATGCCTATGTGTGGCTGTTTCGCGGCACGCCGGTGATCCTTCAGTTGCTGTTGTGGTTCAACCTGGCTCTCGTGTTTCCGGTCATGGGCATTCCCGGATTGTTCGAGTTCCGTAC containing:
- a CDS encoding amino acid ABC transporter permease, with protein sequence MLSASNERESNHRAAHESAGAFADISHFEHVPRRYYGRYVASAVILAIVAYIVLAFARGQIDWAVVARFLTAKSILKGLANTVIMTILAMALGIVLGVVVAIMRLSTNPVLRSVAYAYVWLFRGTPVILQLLLWFNLALVFPVMGIPGLFEFRTVDIMTPFLAALLGLGINQGAYTSEVVRAGLLSVDTGQYEAAKSIGMPRLQALRHIILPQAMRVIVPPIGNELIGMAKLTSLASVIQYAEMLHNAENIYYANARVIELLMVAGVWYLVIVTVLSMLQSRVEVRFARGAGRASAKQ
- the argH gene encoding argininosuccinate lyase; translation: MTTNAATERLWGGRFKSGPSLALENLSRSDPSFFRLAPYDLAGSRAHANELERAGILSAAELEQLLGTMDQIEKEFAAGELAPILADEDVHTFLERELTQRLKAVGGKLRAGRSRNDQAANDLRLYLRDKARQLALAVNELQDALIEQANAHVETITAGFTHLQPAQPIVFAHQLLAHAQSIYRDVDRLVDWDRRSARSPLGAAALAGSAICLRADLSALELGYDGPCENSIDAVASRDHVAEFTFILSMLSVNLSRLSEEVILWTSRQFRWVELDDAYATGSSIMPQKKNSDIAELTRGKAGRLIGNLSGLLATLKSLPLAYNRDLAEDKIAAFDSIDTLELVLPAMAGMIRTMRVNVAEMRAQAPLGFTLATEVADWLALRGVPFSEAHEITGALVRACEQQGIELGDVSIATLAQVDARLEPAVLDHVTLDAAVAARSGYGGTAPARVKEQITRLRTAIDKQAAWAADYKGPTC